In Heliangelus exortis chromosome Z, bHelExo1.hap1, whole genome shotgun sequence, a genomic segment contains:
- the CARTPT gene encoding cocaine- and amphetamine-regulated transcript protein, translating to MESCRALALCAVVATLLLSTRGQGPEGPDTDPPRPARDLGPPGGASREKELIEALQEVLEKLKSKRMPHFEKKFGQVPMCDAGEQCAVRKGARIGKLCDCPRRTSCNSFLLKCL from the exons ATGGAGAGCTGCCGGGCGCTGGCGCTCTGCGCTGTGGTGGCCACGCTGCTGCTGAGCACTCGCGGGCAGGGGCCGGAGGGGCCGGACACGGACCCGCCGCGCCCTGCCCGAGACCTGGGACCCCCCGGCGGAGCCTCCCGAGAGAAGGagctg ATCGAGGCtctgcaggaggtgctggagaagctgaagagcAAGCGGATGCCGCACTTCGAGAAGAAGTTCGGGCAGGTGCCCATG TGCGATGCCGGGGAGCAGTGCGCCGTGAGGAAGGGGGCCCGCATCGGCAAGCTCTGCGACTGTCCCCGGCGGACTTCGTGCAATTCCTTCCTCCTCAAGTGCCTGTAA